TTGAAGACCTGGCCTATTTCGCCCGAGAAGATACCACTCTTGTCATCTTTTTGAGTGTGGCCCGGGCACGCGAGATAGAAGCCGCCCTCCTTAAAAGGCTTCCCCCGGAGACCCCGGTGGTGGTGGCGGAAAAACTGGGCTACCCGGAAGAGCGCCTTCTTAAGGGGAGCTTGGCAGAGCTTGGGACCCTGGTTGAAAAAGCAGGGATCAGGCAAACCGCCCTAATTTACGTGGGCAAGGCCCTTTTGGCAGCTGAAAAACCCCAAAAAACACGCTCTAAGCTTTATGGACCCAAATAAACCGCTAGCGCTTTTTTACCTGACCCCAAGAGGCCGCCTGGTGGCGGAAAAGCTTGCCAACTATTTTCCCGAGGCCCAGGTCAAAAAGTTTAACCCAAACGAGCTTGCCAGGGACTGGGAAACGGCAGGCGCCCTGGTTTTCATTATGGCCTGTGGTATCGTGGTGCGTGCCATTGTCCCGCTTATAAAGAGCAAAAAAACCGACCCTGCTGTGCTGGTTATCGACGAGGAAGGCACTTCTGTGATAAGCCTTCTTTCCGGTCACCTTGGCGGGGCGAATGAACTTTGCCGGGAAGTAGCGGCCATCCTTGCGGCAAAGCCGGTCATCACCACGGCAAGCGATGTTTCCGGGCTCCCTGCCCTTGATCTGTGGGCCCGTGAAAACAGGCTTACCTTTGAGCCAGAGGCTTTGATCCCCAAGGTCATGACTCGTTATATCCAGGAAAAGACCCTAAAAGTCTATCTCGATTTTCCGGTGCATTTGCCCAGGGGCTTTGAGGAGGTAAAAAACCCCGATGCCGCAGATCTCATCGTTTCCTATCGTCTTTTTCCTGAAAAAAAGGCCCTTTTTGCCCGACCAAAGGTGCTCTTTCTCGGCCTTGGCTTACACGAAGACGCCAGGGCCGAGGAGATAGAAGGCGCGGTAAACGAAGTATTTACACAAAATGGGCTTTCTTTTGCGTCTCTTGCCGCCGTGGCCACGGTGAGCAAAAAGGCTGCGGTAAAAGGGCTTAGCGAATTTGCCCAAAAATACGGGCTAAAGCTTATGGGGATCACCCCTGAGAGCCTGGCCAAGGAATGTGCACGCCTTGGCCTTGCTAATAGCTTTGCCGCAAATACCTCTCTTGGCACGCCAGCAGTGGCTGAGCCCGCGGCCATGTTTGCCGCAGGGGAAAAGGCAAGGCTCCTTATCCCCAAGACCAAGGTCGCTGGCCTTACTCTGGCAGTGGCGGCAAAAGAGACACCCTTTTGGGGAAAACTTTCTATCGTGGGCACCGGGCCTGGAAGCCTTTCCGAGATGACCCCTCTTGCCCGTAAGGCCATAAGAGAAGCCGCCTACGTGGTGGGTTACAAGTGTTATCTTGAACTGATTGCTCCCCTTCTTTCCGGTAAAGAGACTTTTACCTCTGGGATGACCAAAGAAGTTGAACGGGCGCAAAAGGCCATAGAGCTTGCCCGTAAGGGGGCAAAGGTGGCCCTTGTTTGCGGGGGAGACCCGGGTATTTACGCGCTTGCCGGCCTTGTGTTTGAGCTTCTGGCCGAAGACGGAGCACCGCCAGACTTTGAAGTTCAAGTAATTGCCGGGGTTTCGGCCTTAAACGCCGGGGCCGCCCGCCTTGGAGCGCCTCTTACCCACGACTTTGCCGTGATAAGCCTCTCTGACCGCTTAACCTCCTGGGAGACCATTGCAAAGCGCCTGCGCGCCGCAGCTGAGGCCGACTTCGTCCTGGTGCTTTATAACCCCATGAGTCGCACCAGGAAAGAACCTCTTAAAAAGGCCCACCGGCTGCTTCTTAATATTTTGCCAGGAAAGACCCCTGTGGGTCTGGCCCGGGCCATAAGCCGCGAGGGAGAGACCATCTTGCTTACCACTCTTGAAAAACTCCTTGACCACGAAATAGACATGCAGACCACGATTTTTATCGGAAACTCAGAGAGCTTTTGCTTTGGCCCCTGGCTCATCACCCCAAGGGGCTACAAAGGCAAGCGCTTCTAGCTCATAATATCTTTTTGAGACCTTTAAGGCCCGTTTGAGCAACCGTTCCTATTTTTCGTTCCGAAAAATGGGAACGGATCCCTTGCGCTTGTGCTGACAACACTGATCCCGATGTTTTGCAAAGGTCTCCTTTTTCGCAATCATGTGGCGGGGAACTAAAATACCGAATACTTTTGGGGTTATCTTGGACGATATTCCCTTCTTATATTCAACTACATATTCAACTGCAATAAATTTCCGTTCTAAAAATCTGGGGGTCAATTTTGTTTGCGGGACCAGAAGTAAAGTTCTGGATTAAAAGAAGTTAGAAACTGTAAAGCTTCTTCAGCAGGCATAGGGGGTGCAAAATAGAATCCTTGCACTTCGTCTACCCCAAGACCAGTAATGAAAGCCAGCTGTTCCCTGGTCTCTAATCCTTCTGCTACTACATTAAGATCCATCCCGCGGGCCATCGAAACCAGAGCCATGAGCATGACTACATGGTCCCTTTGGTCTGGGACATGTTCAAGAAAGGTACGGTCTATTTTTATGCCTATGCGTCCCAGCTGAAAAAGATGGCGAAAAGAGGAATAGCCAGTGCCGAAATCGTCAAGTACTAGAGCCGCCCCTGCCTCTCGAAGACGATTTATCTCCGCCATGGCCTCGTCTTCCAACAACATGGTCTCCAGAATTTCTAACTCTATTCTTTCAACAGGGATGCTGTAGCGTTTAAGTATTTCCAAAAAATTTAAGGCAAAATTTCCGGACTTGAGCTGTCTCACACTGAGATTTACGGATATTTTTAAAGGGTTTCCAGTCTCTTTCTCTATTTTTCGTGCAAAATCCGCAGCTTGCTCCACCACTTTGTAACCCACATCTATCATAAGCTGACTCTCTTCCAGAACAGGTATAAATTCACCAGGAGGCACGATGCCCCTTTCCTTATCTCGCCAGCGTAAAAGCCCCTCGAATCCGCTTATAGATCTGGAATCCAGGTTTATTTTTGGTTGAAAGAAGAGTTCAAGTTCGTCATTTTTCAAAGCTTTTTCCATCCTAGATAAAAGATTCAGTTTGGCTAGAGAAGTTTTGGCCTTCTCTGCTTCGTAAAACATCAGCCCACCATCCGGAGTTCGCGATACTAATCTTACGGCTGAAGAAGCCTTTGCTAAAATCTCCCTGGGAGAACGACCGTGTTCCGGCCATATAGATACTCCTAGCCCAAAGTTTAGACGTATATTCTGCTTTTCAATTTCGAAAGGTCGTGAGAGTGTTTGTCTCAGTTTTTCAAGGTATTTAGACAACTCGTCAAGAAAAGAAAACTTAATGGTTACAGCAAATTCGTCAGCTCCCACCCTACCTACTATTCCCTCTCGACCCAAAAATTCTGTTAGACGTCTCGCAATTTCTTTCAGAATTTCATCTCCTTTGATATGCCCCAAAATTTGATTGATTTCAGAAAAGTGTACTATGTCTGTGACTATTATAGCTAGTTTATGATTTTTGTTTCCATTGAACCGGAAAAATTTTTCTACAGACCTAAGAAAACCTCTCGCGTTAGGAAGTGAAGTTATTTCATCTATGTAAAGTTTATATTCTAAGTTTTTCTGATATTTAAGACGTTTAAAGGTCACGCTTAGATCTCTACTTATCTCTTGAAGAATCTGGATTTCGTCAGGTAAAAAGTAATTTTTTTCCTTGTGATACAGAAAAAGAGCTCCGTATAGGTCTTTTTCGTCATGAATTGGCACTACCGCGATAGAGTTAAGACCGTGTTTTTGTAGAAATTCCCTTAGGGAGCCTAAATTTTCATTTTTCGACACTTCGTTAATGACTATTGGTTCTTTACTTAAGAATTTCTCAAGATATGGTTTAAGATTTCCTCTAAAAGCGTTTAAAGATTGAGGAATTTCTTTTAACCGGGGGTGATCTTCAGGA
The DNA window shown above is from Thermodesulfatator atlanticus DSM 21156 and carries:
- the cobJ gene encoding precorrin-3B C(17)-methyltransferase, producing the protein MDPNKPLALFYLTPRGRLVAEKLANYFPEAQVKKFNPNELARDWETAGALVFIMACGIVVRAIVPLIKSKKTDPAVLVIDEEGTSVISLLSGHLGGANELCREVAAILAAKPVITTASDVSGLPALDLWARENRLTFEPEALIPKVMTRYIQEKTLKVYLDFPVHLPRGFEEVKNPDAADLIVSYRLFPEKKALFARPKVLFLGLGLHEDARAEEIEGAVNEVFTQNGLSFASLAAVATVSKKAAVKGLSEFAQKYGLKLMGITPESLAKECARLGLANSFAANTSLGTPAVAEPAAMFAAGEKARLLIPKTKVAGLTLAVAAKETPFWGKLSIVGTGPGSLSEMTPLARKAIREAAYVVGYKCYLELIAPLLSGKETFTSGMTKEVERAQKAIELARKGAKVALVCGGDPGIYALAGLVFELLAEDGAPPDFEVQVIAGVSALNAGAARLGAPLTHDFAVISLSDRLTSWETIAKRLRAAAEADFVLVLYNPMSRTRKEPLKKAHRLLLNILPGKTPVGLARAISREGETILLTTLEKLLDHEIDMQTTIFIGNSESFCFGPWLITPRGYKGKRF
- a CDS encoding putative bifunctional diguanylate cyclase/phosphodiesterase codes for the protein MTAKNIMKCLKKFGFSSPKELNEFQSLADLLDFKEIWMSIYEYVQEDVEAQKILHKILDNPEAYNEFIDRWTSFFRDALRNPFSKEFWARLHHVAYLHYRNGVRLSVFMAALLKIRDLFMDKLEKTDFLALKANLARFFECLGVMLAEEFYYLSIRDLQKSLWLSERQARFLATLREINFFLSAEDLTERDLAQKFCLAMVENLGLSLAWIGRLKGEKLIFVGGFPEDHPRLKEIPQSLNAFRGNLKPYLEKFLSKEPIVINEVSKNENLGSLREFLQKHGLNSIAVVPIHDEKDLYGALFLYHKEKNYFLPDEIQILQEISRDLSVTFKRLKYQKNLEYKLYIDEITSLPNARGFLRSVEKFFRFNGNKNHKLAIIVTDIVHFSEINQILGHIKGDEILKEIARRLTEFLGREGIVGRVGADEFAVTIKFSFLDELSKYLEKLRQTLSRPFEIEKQNIRLNFGLGVSIWPEHGRSPREILAKASSAVRLVSRTPDGGLMFYEAEKAKTSLAKLNLLSRMEKALKNDELELFFQPKINLDSRSISGFEGLLRWRDKERGIVPPGEFIPVLEESQLMIDVGYKVVEQAADFARKIEKETGNPLKISVNLSVRQLKSGNFALNFLEILKRYSIPVERIELEILETMLLEDEAMAEINRLREAGAALVLDDFGTGYSSFRHLFQLGRIGIKIDRTFLEHVPDQRDHVVMLMALVSMARGMDLNVVAEGLETREQLAFITGLGVDEVQGFYFAPPMPAEEALQFLTSFNPELYFWSRKQN